The Streptomyces sp. NBC_00597 DNA segment GGTCCTGCACGCGATCGCCGACCACGTCGTCGACGACTACGTCGCCGTCACGGACGCGGTGCAGAACGACATCGACGCCGTCGAGACCGCGGTGTTCAGCGAGTACGGCGGCCGGGGCGACGCGGGCCGCATCTACCAGCTCAAGCGCGAACTGCTGGAGCTGCGCCGGGCGGTGGCCCCGCTGAGCCGGCCGCTCCACCACCTGGCCACGCAACCGATACCGGTGATCCCGGCGGACGCCCGCGCGTACTTCCGGGACGTCGCCGACCACTTGACCCGGGCCACCGACCAGATCGGCGCGTACGACGCCCTGCTGGACTCCATCCTCCAGGCGCACCTCGCGCAGGTGACCGTCGCGCAGAACGAGGACATGCGCAAGATCACGGCCTGGGCCGCCATCGTCGCCGTGCCGACCATGGTCTGTGGGATCTACGGCATGAACTTCGACAACATGCCCGAGCTGCACTGGACGTACGGATACCCGATCGTGGTCGGCGTCATGGCCCTCGCCTGCTTCGTCATCCACCGGGGCTTCCGCCGCAACGGCTGGATCTGAGCGCACTCGACTCCCGTCGGCCGCACGGGTATTGAGCTGTCCCGAAGTCTGGTAGTAAAGTTTCCTAACGAAGTCGGGTAAGGCTCAACTCCCCCATGGAGGTCTTGTGTTCACCCCCCACCGCAAGAGGATGGCCCTCGGCGCCCTGCTCGGCAGCGCGCTGCTCGCCGTACCGGTCGCCGCCCACGCGACGACCGCGTCACCCGCACCCGCAC contains these protein-coding regions:
- the corA gene encoding magnesium/cobalt transporter CorA → MFSNLRRAVRRGYRRAVDLSHPARSPLGSAVVNCVVYVDGTRQDGCGEAEEALRRVRKTGDGFVWIGLHEPSKEELAGLAELFGLHPLAVEDAVNAHQRPKVERYDDILFSVFKTVRYVEHEELTATSEVVETGELMAFTGDDFVITIRHGGRGTLGPVRESLEAAPDQLAKGPAAVLHAIADHVVDDYVAVTDAVQNDIDAVETAVFSEYGGRGDAGRIYQLKRELLELRRAVAPLSRPLHHLATQPIPVIPADARAYFRDVADHLTRATDQIGAYDALLDSILQAHLAQVTVAQNEDMRKITAWAAIVAVPTMVCGIYGMNFDNMPELHWTYGYPIVVGVMALACFVIHRGFRRNGWI